The proteins below come from a single Capsicum annuum cultivar UCD-10X-F1 unplaced genomic scaffold, UCD10Xv1.1 ctg69272, whole genome shotgun sequence genomic window:
- the LOC124894081 gene encoding protein transport protein SEC16A homolog has product YQVDGYESGGNVQGSTDSNLVNDGMAEVSYLQNTAQSVSGTMAESGTTESVTNWNQVSHVNDAANENVANWNQASQASDNSGAVTDWNQASQLNNGYPSHMIFDPQYPGWYYDTIALEWRSLESYPPPVQSTVQGESQLDQNVLASQQTFSDSNDKQNYGAYGHNDSSRFQGFSSGGGDYNWSGSSGNYNQHQHSSNISQNENVAWSSPMAEYKGNQQLENNYNQDFSASSHVNKQMSNHYEGTVPYNANAIQSQNDQRFYSGGGFGQQFSQPALQQHEQKHASSDYYGSQTTVNYSQQAFQSSQQFAHAPAAGKSSAGRPPHALVNFGFGGKLIVMKDHSSFGNPSFGSQNHVGGSISVLNLMDVFSERVDSSSLAMGACDYTRALCRQTFPGPLVGGSPSIKEFNKWIDERIANGESPDMDYRKGEVLRLLLSLLKIACQYYGKLRSPFGT; this is encoded by the exons TCTGTTTCTGGTACCATGGCTGAGAGTGGTACGACTGAGAGTGTAACTAATTGGAATCAGGTTTCACATGTAAACGATGCTGCTAATGAGAATGTGGCGAATTGGAATCAGGCTTCGCAGGCGAGTGACAATAGTGGTGCTGTGACTGATTGGAATCAAGCCTCGCAACTTAATAATGGGTATCCGTCAcatatgatttttgatcctcaGTACCCTGGTTGGTATTATGATACAATTGCACTTGAATGGAGGTCTCTGGAGAGCTACCCACCACCTGTACAATCTACTGTTCAAGGTGAGAGCCAGTTGGATCAGAATGTTTTGGCTTCACAGCAGACTTTCTCTGACAGCAATGATAAACAGAATTACGGTGCATACGGGCACAATGACAGTAGTAGATTCCAAGGGTTTAGCAGCGGCGGAGGAGATTACAACTGGTCTGGCTCTTCTGGTAATTACAATCAGCATCAGCATAGCTCGAATATATCACAAAATGAAAATGTTGCATGGAGTAGCCCTATGGCAGAATATAAGGGGAACCAGCAATTAGAGAACAACTACAACCAAGATTTTTCTGCAAGCAGCCATGTTAATAAGCAAATGTCTAATCATTATGAGGGAACGGTTCCATACAATGCAAACGCAATTCAAAGTCAAAATGACCAACGTTTTTATTCTGGTGGGGGTTTCGGTCAGCAATTTAGTCAGCCAGCACTCCAGCAACACGAGCAGAAGCATGCTTCAAGTGATTATTATGGGAGTCAGACAACAGTTAATTATTCCCAGCAAGCATTTCAGAGTAGCCAGCAGTTTGCTCATGCTCCCGCTGCAGGAAAATCATCTGCTGGCCGTCCACCACATGCTTTGGTCAATTTTGGTTTTGGTGGAAAACTGATTGTGATGAAAGATCATAGTTCTTTTGGGAACCCATCCTTTGGAAGTCAG AATCATGTAGGAGGGTCGATATCCGTGCTCAATTTGATGGATGTTTTCTCTGAGAGAGTTGACAGTTCAAGTCTTGCAATGGGGGCATGCGACTATACCCGAGCTCTGTGCCGACAAACATTCCCTGGTCCTCTAGTTGGTGGAAGTCCTAGTATCAAGGAGTTCAATAAATGGATTGATGAGAGGATTGCAAACGGTGAATCTCCTGACATGGATTACAGGAAAGGCGAAGTTTTGAGGTTGCTTCTGTCATTGCTAAAAATAGCATGCCAATATTATGGGAAACTTCGTTCTCCTTTTGGTACT